From the Xiphophorus couchianus chromosome 11, X_couchianus-1.0, whole genome shotgun sequence genome, the window gtgtttctgtttgcatttaaataaaataacttcagGAAAACATAAGAAATTAGTTTGTTGCAGATGTGGGGTCAGTGATGaagtaacttttctgctttCAGACGATGTCTGCCAAGGAAAAGGGCAAATTTGAAGACCTGGCGAAGCAAGACAAGGCTCGCTATGAGAGGGAAATGTTGAGCTACGTGCCAGCTAGAGGTggcaagaagaagaagttcaAGGACCCCAATGCTCCCAAGAGACCCCCGTATGTACCGCTTGTTAAAGTTTAACTCTGCCACCTTGTTTAAGCAATTCTTTGTTTAAATAACAGGCTcaatctcatgttttttttctttgtcttccgCAGATCTGCTTTCTTCATCTTTTGCTCAGAGTTCCGCCCTAAGGTGAAAGGCGAGAACCCAGGTCTCTCCATTGGAGATGTTGCCAAGAGGCTGGGTGAGATGTGGAACAGCACTGCTTCAGAGGACAAGCAGCCCTACGAGAAGAAGGCAGATAAACTGAAGGAGAAGTATAAGaaggtaaataaacaaaagtctCCTGTCTCAATGTGCTCTTCTAACTAAAGTCCACGCCTGATTTCATCATCCGGATGTATTTTATTCCTTCACAGGACATCGCTGCTTACCGAAAAATGGGCAGCAGCGCACCGGCAAAGGCCCCCGCCAAGGCCGAGAAGGATGATGACGACGACGATGAGGATgacgatgaggaggaagaggacgacgatgatgaggatgatgattaGAATGGCGGGCAATATATAGTggtcattttcttgtttataaaGCATTTAACCCCCTTGTCCACACTTCActtgctaaaagaaaatacGATAGTAAcaaaggggtaaaaaaaacaacaaaataaataaaacaaacaaaaaaaatgccaaCATAAAGGCTGTGTATATCAGTTGTTTTTATgctgtacagttttttttcccttttttgtatAGTTAACACTACACAAGTATGGTGTCTGTATCCTTCTGCCAGTCTTATTTTCTTCCCAGTGGTAGTTTTTTCTAGACCAATATCCTACCTGGTACAGTCTAAAGGGGTGGGCTTACAGTATTTCCCTTAGCTAGCAGTGCACAGCACGTAAAAACGTCGGAGTTAGATCTGAGTGTTTccttcaattttattttcctctaagtgtgtttttatttcaaacaacatGTTATCAAAATTGACGTATCACAGTTGTTTTACTGATCTTTATGTACCACTGTaatcctaaaaagaaaaaaataataaaaaaagccttGTT encodes:
- the hmgb1a gene encoding high mobility group protein B1a; translated protein: MGKDPTKPRGKMSSYAYFVQTCREEHKKKHPDASVNFAEFSKKCSERWKTMSAKEKGKFEDLAKQDKARYEREMLSYVPARGGKKKKFKDPNAPKRPPSAFFIFCSEFRPKVKGENPGLSIGDVAKRLGEMWNSTASEDKQPYEKKADKLKEKYKKDIAAYRKMGSSAPAKAPAKAEKDDDDDDEDDDEEEEDDDDEDDD